The following proteins are co-located in the Phycisphaerales bacterium genome:
- a CDS encoding GNAT family protein, whose protein sequence is MVRPATVEQLLAELESRAAFEDAVGCPVPADWPPEHWDEGPIRWLLEKAQAHPDEPLWTSWFIYLRQPGGELIIGTLGCKGPPANEGDGRAVLEIGYGVVASQQRKGIASEAVGLLLEWLRTLGRVTHVRAHTLSGDPASGGVLRRCGFTLIGKATEDGMAVDRWERAL, encoded by the coding sequence GTGGTCCGCCCTGCAACCGTTGAGCAGCTGCTTGCTGAGCTCGAGTCACGCGCAGCCTTCGAGGACGCGGTCGGGTGCCCCGTTCCCGCGGACTGGCCACCCGAGCACTGGGACGAGGGGCCCATCCGCTGGCTGCTGGAGAAGGCGCAGGCGCACCCCGATGAGCCGCTTTGGACCTCGTGGTTCATCTACCTGCGGCAACCCGGCGGCGAGCTCATCATCGGCACCCTCGGCTGCAAGGGCCCGCCCGCCAATGAGGGTGACGGCCGCGCGGTGCTCGAGATCGGCTACGGCGTCGTGGCCTCGCAGCAGCGCAAGGGCATCGCCAGCGAGGCGGTGGGGCTGCTGCTGGAGTGGCTCCGCACGCTCGGGCGCGTCACCCACGTGCGTGCCCACACCCTCAGCGGCGACCCCGCTTCGGGCGGCGTGCTCCGCCGCTGCGGGTTCACGCTCATCGGCAAGGCCACCGAGGACGGGATGGCCGTGGACCGCTGGGAGCGGGCGCTCTAG
- a CDS encoding TIGR01777 family oxidoreductase, with protein sequence MTTGPRVVIAGGSGFLGLSLARHLSGKGYGVTILSRSVLRPGPWRHEVWDARTVGTWAAALDGADALVNLVGRTVDCIKTPDHCDEILRSRVEATRVLGQALRERGKFPSVWVQMSTAHIYGDPPEAVCDEDSAFGYGLAPTVGRAWEEAFEQALPLGTRGVVLRTSFVLGRNGGALTKLARLARLGLGGHTGHGRQGMSWIHEADMNALFERAIDRPAMEGVYIATAPHPVSNREFMRELRRAVRMPIGLPAPAFLVRLGAPLVMRTDPELALYGRYCVSRRLREEGFQFLFPTLQSALGDLFSPGPR encoded by the coding sequence GTGACGACTGGCCCGCGCGTGGTCATCGCGGGGGGCAGCGGCTTTCTGGGCCTCTCGCTCGCGCGTCACCTCAGCGGCAAGGGCTACGGCGTCACCATCCTCTCGCGGAGCGTGCTGCGCCCCGGCCCGTGGCGGCACGAGGTGTGGGACGCCCGCACGGTCGGAACGTGGGCCGCAGCCCTCGACGGCGCCGACGCCTTGGTCAACCTCGTCGGCCGCACGGTCGACTGCATCAAGACGCCCGACCACTGCGATGAGATCCTCCGCTCGCGCGTGGAGGCGACGCGCGTGCTGGGGCAGGCACTCCGCGAGCGCGGCAAGTTTCCCAGCGTCTGGGTGCAGATGAGCACCGCCCACATCTACGGCGATCCGCCCGAGGCCGTGTGCGACGAGGACAGCGCGTTCGGCTACGGCCTTGCGCCCACGGTCGGGCGCGCGTGGGAAGAGGCGTTCGAGCAGGCCCTGCCGCTGGGCACGCGCGGGGTCGTGTTACGTACCAGCTTCGTGCTCGGGCGCAACGGCGGCGCCCTCACCAAGCTCGCACGCCTGGCGCGCCTGGGCCTGGGCGGCCACACCGGGCACGGCCGCCAAGGCATGAGCTGGATCCACGAGGCGGACATGAACGCGCTGTTTGAGCGGGCGATCGACCGCCCCGCCATGGAGGGCGTGTACATCGCCACCGCCCCGCACCCGGTGAGCAACCGCGAGTTCATGCGCGAGCTGCGCCGGGCCGTGCGGATGCCCATCGGCCTGCCCGCGCCGGCGTTCCTGGTCCGGCTGGGCGCACCGCTGGTGATGCGGACCGACCCCGAGCTGGCCCTCTACGGGCGGTACTGCGTCTCCCGTCGCCTCCGCGAGGAGGGGTTCCAGTTTCTGTTCCCGACACTCCAGTCGGCGCTGGGGGACCTCTTCTCACCCGGGCCGCGGTGA
- a CDS encoding DUF1697 domain-containing protein: MAIGVALIRGINVGSTRSLPMQVLRECCERVGMLDVRTYIQSGNVVFRWAGPGLASVAAKLEGEIEQAGGFRPAVVLRTRAELHMAVAANPFAARAENEPAKLLVVYLQGKPSAGAGAALDQVKRGNEQLRLVGREVFIDFPDGVGKSKLSLAGVEKAVGVGTARNWNTTLKLLAMADELDWA, encoded by the coding sequence ATGGCCATCGGGGTCGCGCTCATCCGCGGCATCAACGTCGGTTCGACCCGCTCGCTGCCCATGCAGGTGCTGCGCGAGTGCTGCGAGCGGGTGGGGATGCTGGATGTGCGGACGTACATCCAGTCGGGGAATGTGGTGTTCCGCTGGGCGGGGCCCGGGCTCGCCAGCGTCGCCGCGAAGCTCGAGGGCGAGATCGAGCAGGCAGGCGGGTTCCGTCCGGCGGTGGTGCTGCGGACCCGTGCCGAGCTGCACATGGCCGTCGCGGCCAACCCGTTCGCGGCGCGAGCGGAGAACGAGCCTGCGAAGCTGCTGGTGGTTTACCTGCAGGGCAAGCCCTCCGCGGGTGCGGGCGCGGCGCTCGATCAGGTGAAGCGGGGCAACGAGCAGCTGCGCCTGGTCGGGCGTGAGGTTTTCATCGACTTCCCCGACGGCGTCGGCAAGTCCAAGCTATCTCTGGCGGGGGTCGAGAAGGCGGTGGGCGTGGGCACGGCCCGCAACTGGAACACAACGCTGAAACTGCTGGCCATGGCCGATGAGCTCGATTGGGCTTGA
- a CDS encoding N-acetyltransferase, whose amino-acid sequence MFGTKKQKDPKPLPTRVTIEGDDVHVFAGDTLIESFRWPDLVSVRAWKQDCWGVDRIWLGFDVEGSSDPVCVHEEMTGYDALVTEMQRRCEHYRADWWSVVAFPAFDENHTQVWARLPDPPPAVIIRDEVPTDREHIHTVHSQAFPTPAEANLVDALHSARALTFSLVAQVHGRVAAHVAASPCTLNQKGEPRILGLGPIGVLPEHQRQGLGSGLIRTLIARAADRRFDAIVVLGDPDYYARFGFIPAEHRALTCIYDPPPGAFRVLELRPAALKGCSGLVEYHPAFASFV is encoded by the coding sequence ATGTTCGGTACCAAAAAACAGAAGGACCCCAAGCCCCTCCCCACCCGCGTCACCATCGAGGGCGACGACGTGCACGTCTTCGCCGGCGACACCCTCATCGAGTCCTTCCGCTGGCCCGACCTCGTCTCCGTGAGGGCCTGGAAGCAGGACTGCTGGGGCGTCGACCGCATCTGGCTCGGCTTCGATGTCGAGGGCAGCAGCGACCCCGTGTGCGTGCACGAGGAGATGACCGGATACGACGCCCTCGTCACCGAGATGCAGCGCCGCTGCGAGCACTACCGCGCCGACTGGTGGAGCGTGGTCGCGTTCCCCGCCTTCGATGAAAACCACACGCAGGTATGGGCGCGGCTGCCCGATCCGCCTCCAGCCGTCATCATCCGCGACGAAGTGCCCACTGACCGCGAGCACATCCACACGGTGCACTCACAGGCCTTCCCCACGCCGGCGGAAGCCAATCTGGTCGATGCTCTTCACTCCGCCCGCGCCCTCACCTTCTCGCTGGTGGCGCAGGTTCACGGCCGCGTCGCCGCCCACGTCGCCGCCAGCCCATGCACGCTGAATCAAAAGGGCGAGCCACGGATCCTGGGCCTCGGCCCCATCGGCGTGCTCCCCGAGCACCAGCGGCAGGGCCTCGGCTCCGGCCTGATCCGCACCCTCATTGCCCGCGCGGCCGACCGCCGCTTCGACGCCATCGTTGTCCTCGGCGACCCCGACTACTACGCCCGCTTCGGCTTCATCCCCGCCGAGCACCGCGCCCTCACCTGCATCTACGACCCGCCGCCGGGCGCGTTCCGCGTGCTGGAGCTGCGACCCGCCGCGCTGAAGGGATGCTCGGGGCTCGTCGAGTACCACCCTGCCTTCGCGTCATTCGTCTGA
- a CDS encoding alpha/beta hydrolase — protein sequence MTRLLSLLSVVLVVVLAFGAGGCAGRRVPEGTHSATYEGSKVAYEVRGRGQPAIVFVHGWASRGSFWEAQMNDPGLRDRFTLIAVDLPGHGGSDKPDSSYTMDSQAGAVAAVMQDGGVAQAVLVGHSNGTPLVRQFYRRFPEKTLGLVVVDGALRPMLAPEMMDQFLQPLRGPEYRTWIDQFLTPMLAPMKDPAMRERVKASMAATPQNVMVRTMEAAADPSIWTEDPIKVPVLAVMAKSPFWTEGYRTHVEGLVPDLEYHTWEGVSHFLMMDEPARFNQLLREWVEREVPRPK from the coding sequence ATGACCCGCCTCCTGTCTCTGCTGTCGGTTGTCCTCGTCGTTGTCCTTGCGTTCGGCGCTGGTGGCTGCGCCGGGCGACGCGTGCCCGAGGGCACGCACAGCGCGACCTACGAGGGCTCGAAGGTCGCGTACGAGGTCCGCGGGCGCGGCCAGCCGGCGATCGTGTTCGTGCACGGGTGGGCCAGCCGCGGCTCGTTCTGGGAAGCCCAGATGAACGACCCGGGGCTGCGCGACCGCTTCACGCTGATCGCGGTCGACCTGCCGGGGCACGGCGGCAGCGACAAGCCCGACAGCAGCTACACGATGGACTCGCAGGCCGGCGCCGTGGCGGCGGTGATGCAGGACGGGGGCGTCGCGCAGGCGGTGCTCGTCGGGCACAGCAATGGCACGCCGCTGGTGCGGCAGTTCTACCGCCGTTTCCCGGAGAAGACGCTCGGCCTGGTGGTGGTCGATGGCGCACTGCGGCCGATGCTCGCGCCCGAGATGATGGACCAGTTCCTCCAGCCCTTGCGCGGCCCGGAGTACCGCACGTGGATCGACCAGTTCCTCACGCCGATGCTCGCCCCGATGAAGGACCCCGCCATGCGCGAACGGGTGAAGGCGTCGATGGCGGCGACGCCGCAGAACGTGATGGTCCGCACGATGGAGGCCGCGGCTGACCCGTCGATCTGGACCGAAGACCCGATCAAGGTGCCGGTGCTCGCGGTGATGGCGAAGTCGCCGTTCTGGACCGAGGGGTACCGCACGCACGTGGAGGGGCTGGTTCCCGACCTCGAGTACCACACGTGGGAGGGCGTGTCGCACTTCCTGATGATGGACGAGCCCGCGCGGTTCAACCAGCTGCTGCGGGAGTGGGTCGAGCGCGAGGTCCCGCGGCCGAAGTGA
- a CDS encoding HEAT repeat domain-containing protein, which produces MQHRRLLLLVPTLLLLASAATLTGCEAIGVEMKPGAKSVLEAFAPPSPADAAKWAVDPYDPDKRYRGTLLLANAPFAGEPVYIQLFVDNVKDTDPGVRAAAARGLGTHGAPEHAPLLIERLSDEDPMVRTEATRALQRIHSTAAIEPLMARLDVEKETEPGVRMEAASALGQYPENRVVEALIKALADENLAVNRNAQASLRTLTGQDFGIDRALWLSWYGSNQNLFAARSVYVYPVFNRGKKWWEHIPFMPGPPNEQAGVPVGMVPGTVK; this is translated from the coding sequence ATGCAGCACCGCCGGCTCCTGCTCCTCGTGCCCACCCTTCTGCTGCTCGCCAGCGCCGCGACACTCACCGGTTGCGAGGCCATCGGCGTCGAGATGAAGCCCGGCGCCAAGAGCGTGCTCGAGGCTTTCGCCCCGCCCAGCCCTGCTGACGCGGCCAAGTGGGCCGTGGACCCCTATGACCCTGATAAGCGTTACCGCGGCACGCTGCTGCTCGCCAACGCCCCCTTCGCGGGCGAGCCGGTGTATATCCAACTGTTTGTGGACAACGTGAAGGACACCGACCCGGGCGTCCGCGCCGCCGCGGCCCGCGGGCTGGGCACTCACGGCGCTCCCGAGCACGCGCCGCTGCTCATCGAGCGCCTGAGCGATGAAGACCCGATGGTCCGCACCGAGGCCACCCGCGCCCTCCAGCGCATCCACAGCACCGCCGCGATCGAGCCCCTGATGGCGCGCCTCGACGTGGAGAAGGAGACCGAGCCGGGCGTGCGCATGGAGGCCGCGAGCGCTCTGGGGCAGTACCCCGAGAACCGCGTGGTGGAGGCGCTGATCAAGGCCCTCGCCGACGAGAACCTCGCGGTCAACCGCAACGCCCAGGCCTCGCTCCGCACGCTCACCGGCCAGGACTTCGGCATCGACCGCGCCCTGTGGCTCTCGTGGTACGGGTCGAACCAGAACCTCTTCGCCGCCCGCAGCGTGTACGTCTACCCCGTCTTCAACCGCGGCAAGAAGTGGTGGGAGCACATCCCGTTCATGCCCGGCCCGCCCAACGAGCAGGCGGGCGTGCCGGTGGGGATGGTTCCCGGGACGGTGAAGTAG
- the serA gene encoding phosphoglycerate dehydrogenase translates to MKTSFPKDKIRVVLVENIHPEGAAMLRKEGFSVETLSGAPDEAKLLKLVVDAHVLGIRSKTEVTQRVLDAAPRLLAVGAFCIGTNQIDLAAARKQGVPVFNSPFSNTRSVAELTIAEVIALYRRLTEKTVQMHAGVWDKSASGAHEVRGRTLGIVGYGHIGSQVSVLAEALGMRVLFYDIVPKMAMGNARAVKSLGELLKESDVVTLHVPATEATRGLIGAAQLKKMRAESYLINNSRGSVVDVSALSEALRSGHLAGAALDVFPDEPAHKDQPFHSPLRGLANVILTPHVGGSTEEAQATIADDVCTKLLKFVNVGSTTGAVNVPEVELPEQPGTQAMADEEVKAVPVQRPHRILHFHRNVPGVLSNMHRAIAEIGANISAEYLRTSEEVGYVVLDVDPTDGEQVLARLREIPETIRVRMLW, encoded by the coding sequence ATGAAGACGAGCTTCCCCAAGGACAAGATCAGGGTCGTGCTGGTGGAGAACATCCACCCCGAGGGCGCGGCCATGCTCCGCAAGGAGGGGTTCAGCGTCGAAACGCTGAGCGGCGCCCCCGACGAGGCCAAGCTGCTGAAGCTGGTGGTCGATGCGCATGTGCTGGGGATCCGCAGCAAGACGGAGGTGACGCAGCGCGTGCTGGACGCGGCGCCGCGTCTGCTGGCGGTGGGCGCGTTCTGCATCGGGACCAACCAGATCGACCTCGCGGCCGCGCGGAAGCAAGGCGTGCCGGTGTTCAACTCGCCCTTCAGCAACACGCGCTCGGTGGCGGAGCTGACCATCGCGGAGGTGATCGCGCTGTACCGGCGGCTGACGGAGAAGACGGTGCAGATGCACGCGGGGGTGTGGGACAAGTCGGCGAGCGGGGCCCACGAGGTGCGGGGGCGGACGCTGGGGATCGTGGGCTATGGGCATATCGGGTCGCAGGTGTCGGTGCTGGCCGAGGCGCTGGGCATGCGGGTGCTGTTCTACGACATCGTGCCCAAGATGGCGATGGGCAACGCCCGCGCGGTGAAGAGCCTGGGCGAGCTGCTCAAGGAGAGCGACGTCGTTACGCTGCACGTGCCGGCGACGGAGGCGACACGCGGCCTGATCGGGGCGGCGCAGCTGAAGAAGATGCGCGCAGAAAGCTACCTGATCAACAACAGCCGCGGCAGTGTCGTGGATGTGTCGGCTCTCTCGGAGGCGCTGAGGAGCGGGCACCTGGCGGGGGCGGCGCTGGACGTGTTTCCCGACGAGCCGGCGCACAAGGACCAGCCGTTCCACTCGCCGTTGCGGGGGCTCGCGAATGTGATCCTGACGCCGCACGTGGGGGGCTCGACTGAAGAGGCGCAGGCGACGATCGCGGATGACGTGTGCACCAAGCTGCTGAAGTTCGTCAACGTGGGCAGCACCACCGGCGCGGTGAACGTGCCCGAGGTGGAGCTGCCCGAGCAGCCGGGGACGCAGGCGATGGCGGATGAGGAGGTGAAGGCGGTGCCGGTGCAGCGTCCGCACCGCATCCTGCACTTCCACCGCAACGTCCCGGGCGTGCTGAGCAACATGCACCGGGCGATCGCGGAGATCGGGGCGAATATCTCGGCGGAGTACCTGCGGACCAGCGAGGAAGTGGGTTACGTCGTCCTGGACGTGGACCCCACCGACGGTGAGCAGGTGCTGGCGCGGCTGCGGGAAATCCCCGAGACGATCCGCGTGCGGATGCTGTGGTGA
- a CDS encoding NAD(P)-dependent alcohol dehydrogenase has product MPKTVAAFGNPDAKTPLNAMSIQRRDPLPTDVEIDILFCGVCHSDLHQARNEWLNTLYPCVPGHEIVGRITRVGAQVKKHKVGDMAAVGCLVDSCRTCRSCKEGLENYCESAGGKPVVFTYNGVDVHEGGHTFGGYSTSVVVDQDFVLRLSDKLDPAGAAPLLCAGITTYSPLREWDVHDESKVGVVGLGGLGHMAVKLAAAMGAEVVLYTTSPDKAKDALRMGASEVVISKDAEQMKRHAGTLDFIVNTVSASHDLNPLIAQLKRDGTMCCVGAPPPEHPHPPIQMFPMIMGRRRIAGSLIGGIKETQEMLDFCAKHGIVSDIEIIPMQKINEAYERMLRSDVKYRFVIDMSSLKK; this is encoded by the coding sequence ATGCCCAAAACTGTCGCCGCGTTCGGCAACCCTGACGCCAAGACCCCGCTGAACGCCATGAGCATCCAGCGTCGCGACCCGCTGCCAACCGACGTCGAGATCGACATTCTCTTCTGCGGCGTGTGCCACAGCGACCTGCACCAGGCCCGCAACGAGTGGCTCAACACGCTGTACCCCTGCGTGCCGGGGCACGAGATCGTCGGCCGCATCACGCGCGTGGGCGCTCAGGTGAAGAAGCACAAGGTCGGCGACATGGCCGCGGTGGGGTGTCTGGTGGACTCCTGCCGCACGTGCCGCAGCTGCAAGGAAGGGCTCGAAAACTACTGCGAGAGCGCGGGCGGCAAGCCGGTGGTGTTCACCTACAACGGCGTAGACGTGCACGAGGGCGGGCACACCTTCGGCGGGTACTCGACCTCCGTGGTTGTTGACCAGGACTTCGTCCTCAGGCTGAGCGACAAGCTCGACCCCGCCGGCGCGGCCCCGCTCCTGTGCGCGGGCATCACTACCTACTCACCGCTCCGCGAGTGGGATGTGCACGATGAGTCCAAGGTCGGGGTCGTCGGCCTGGGGGGGCTGGGCCACATGGCCGTGAAGCTCGCGGCCGCGATGGGCGCCGAGGTCGTCCTCTACACCACCAGCCCCGACAAGGCCAAGGACGCCCTCCGCATGGGCGCGAGCGAGGTGGTGATCAGCAAGGACGCGGAGCAGATGAAGCGGCACGCGGGCACGCTGGACTTCATCGTCAACACCGTCTCCGCCTCGCACGACCTCAACCCGCTCATCGCCCAGCTGAAGCGCGACGGCACCATGTGCTGCGTGGGCGCCCCGCCCCCCGAGCACCCGCACCCGCCCATCCAGATGTTCCCGATGATCATGGGCCGCCGCCGCATCGCCGGCTCGCTCATCGGCGGCATCAAGGAGACACAGGAGATGCTCGACTTCTGCGCCAAGCACGGCATCGTCAGCGACATCGAGATCATCCCAATGCAGAAGATCAACGAGGCGTACGAGCGGATGCTCCGCAGCGATGTGAAGTACCGCTTCGTGATTGATATGTCTTCGCTGAAGAAGTGA
- a CDS encoding nucleotidyltransferase family protein has product MGITSHIMAIERIQQRLRRTAAALDAAGIRYAVVGGNAVAAWVGRVDPGATRATKDVDILVRRADVPRITAALTSLGYAREDLRDLVLFIDPDEPSKKSGVHLVWAGERIRPSYIVPSPDVEEAVRDPEGFWVLDLPALVRMKLTSFRPIDQVHVADMLSVGLVTEPVRASLPPDLRARLAQVEQSADQ; this is encoded by the coding sequence GTGGGCATCACCTCCCACATCATGGCCATCGAACGTATCCAGCAGCGACTCCGCCGCACCGCCGCCGCACTCGACGCCGCGGGCATCCGCTACGCCGTCGTCGGGGGTAACGCTGTTGCCGCGTGGGTGGGGCGCGTAGATCCCGGCGCGACTCGCGCCACGAAGGACGTGGACATCCTGGTCCGGCGCGCGGATGTACCCCGCATCACCGCAGCCCTGACCTCCCTCGGCTACGCCCGCGAAGACCTGCGCGACCTAGTGCTCTTCATCGACCCCGACGAGCCCAGCAAGAAGTCGGGTGTGCACCTGGTTTGGGCAGGCGAGCGCATCCGGCCATCGTACATAGTCCCCTCGCCGGACGTAGAGGAGGCAGTACGTGACCCCGAAGGTTTCTGGGTGCTGGACCTGCCCGCGCTCGTCCGTATGAAGCTCACGAGCTTCCGCCCCATCGATCAGGTGCACGTGGCCGACATGCTGTCAGTGGGCCTCGTCACGGAGCCCGTGCGTGCGTCGCTGCCCCCGGATCTCCGCGCGCGGCTGGCCCAGGTGGAGCAGAGCGCGGACCAGTAG
- the thiC gene encoding phosphomethylpyrimidine synthase: MTNTAPTTRLRLPLHGARNPGNDGGVTTPGSFALRHDVGGPLMFASPDTPGMPRASDKTAWDFLPEGWSVERTDAAGAADWKSTKAGLAWMGRVASANPNVPDAEAAPENDGPRGTTACSCCKNEATKQVEFTTARGEHVRVTYPRAFTPVTQLEFARLGVVTPQMRRVAEREPHFETLFPGRAAEAVRDEVAAGRMVIPANVNHLRHRLDPMCIGRASRTKINANMGASPVSSGTDEEIEKLDWAVKWGADTVMDLSTGGDIDACREAFCRHSTVPIGTVPIYSMIIGRKIEDLDWPTIEASLHHQARQGVDYFTIHAGVRRAHLKYVKNRLIGIVSRGGSLLAKWMLVHNQENIMYTRWEEICDILRQYDVTFSIGDGLRPGGLADATDDAQLAELETLGELTERAWRRGVQVMIEGPGHVPFDQIEYNAKVQRTLCHGAPFYVLGPLVTDMFPGYDHITSCIGATSMAYHGAAMLCYVTPKEHLGLPKKDDVKQGCIAYKIAAHAADVALGIPGTRDRDDELTKARAALNWEKHFELSFDPDTARAYHDEDLDVDTDFCAMCGHDWCSVRISKEIQEFASGKAEGFERVGANGRVGAAVKSAALTPEQQAILEKRGVLSPEEIHKLASKTKKAMAQRAPSVSEGSSDADGKLSCHSDYVDPETAKQVQREVLVQVDVRPALGIRKDDRVI, translated from the coding sequence ATGACCAATACCGCACCAACGACGCGACTCCGCCTGCCCCTCCACGGCGCCCGCAACCCCGGCAATGATGGCGGCGTGACGACGCCTGGGTCCTTCGCGCTCCGGCACGATGTCGGAGGTCCGCTGATGTTCGCCAGCCCTGATACCCCCGGCATGCCGCGGGCCAGCGATAAGACGGCTTGGGACTTCCTGCCCGAGGGATGGTCGGTCGAGCGCACCGACGCCGCGGGCGCGGCCGACTGGAAGAGCACGAAGGCGGGCCTCGCGTGGATGGGGCGAGTGGCGAGCGCGAACCCGAATGTGCCCGATGCCGAGGCCGCGCCAGAGAACGACGGCCCGCGGGGCACCACCGCCTGCTCCTGCTGCAAGAACGAGGCGACCAAGCAGGTCGAGTTCACCACCGCGCGTGGCGAGCACGTCCGCGTCACCTACCCGCGGGCGTTCACGCCGGTTACCCAGCTCGAGTTCGCCCGCCTCGGCGTTGTCACACCGCAGATGCGCCGCGTTGCGGAGCGCGAGCCGCACTTCGAGACGCTCTTCCCCGGCAGGGCCGCCGAGGCCGTGCGCGACGAGGTGGCCGCGGGGCGCATGGTGATCCCCGCGAACGTGAACCACTTGAGACATCGCCTGGACCCCATGTGCATCGGGCGGGCCAGCCGCACCAAGATCAACGCCAACATGGGCGCGAGCCCGGTCTCCAGCGGCACCGACGAGGAAATCGAGAAGCTCGACTGGGCGGTGAAGTGGGGGGCCGACACGGTGATGGACCTCTCCACAGGCGGCGACATCGACGCCTGCCGCGAGGCTTTCTGCCGGCACTCCACCGTGCCGATCGGTACCGTGCCGATCTACTCGATGATCATCGGCCGCAAGATCGAAGACCTCGACTGGCCGACCATCGAGGCGAGCCTGCACCACCAGGCGCGTCAGGGTGTGGACTACTTCACCATCCACGCGGGCGTCCGCCGCGCCCACCTCAAGTACGTCAAGAACCGCCTCATCGGCATCGTCAGCCGCGGCGGGTCGCTTCTGGCTAAGTGGATGCTCGTCCACAACCAGGAGAACATCATGTACACGCGCTGGGAGGAGATCTGCGACATCCTCCGCCAGTACGACGTGACGTTCTCTATCGGCGACGGCCTCCGCCCCGGCGGCCTCGCCGACGCCACCGATGACGCCCAGCTCGCCGAGCTCGAGACCCTCGGCGAACTGACCGAGCGCGCCTGGCGCCGCGGCGTGCAGGTGATGATCGAAGGCCCCGGCCACGTGCCCTTCGATCAGATCGAGTACAACGCCAAGGTGCAGCGCACGCTCTGCCACGGCGCCCCGTTCTACGTGCTCGGCCCGCTCGTGACCGACATGTTTCCCGGCTACGACCACATCACCAGCTGCATCGGCGCTACCAGCATGGCCTACCACGGCGCGGCCATGCTCTGCTACGTGACGCCCAAGGAGCACCTGGGCCTGCCCAAGAAGGACGACGTGAAGCAGGGCTGCATCGCCTACAAAATCGCCGCCCACGCCGCGGACGTCGCGCTCGGCATCCCCGGCACCCGCGACCGCGACGACGAGCTCACTAAGGCTCGGGCCGCGCTCAACTGGGAGAAGCACTTCGAGCTCTCCTTTGACCCCGACACCGCCCGCGCCTACCACGACGAGGACCTCGACGTCGACACCGACTTCTGCGCCATGTGCGGGCACGACTGGTGCAGCGTCCGCATCAGCAAGGAAATCCAGGAGTTCGCCAGCGGCAAGGCCGAGGGCTTCGAACGCGTGGGCGCGAACGGTCGCGTGGGCGCCGCGGTGAAGTCCGCCGCGCTGACCCCCGAGCAGCAGGCCATCCTCGAGAAGCGCGGCGTGCTCAGCCCTGAGGAGATCCACAAGCTCGCGAGCAAGACGAAGAAGGCGATGGCCCAGCGAGCCCCGAGCGTCAGCGAGGGGTCTTCCGATGCGGACGGCAAGCTCTCTTGCCACAGCGACTACGTGGACCCCGAAACAGCAAAGCAGGTCCAGCGCGAGGTGCTCGTGCAGGTGGACGTGCGGCCGGCGCTGGGGATCCGCAAGGACGACCGGGTCATCTGA
- a CDS encoding ABC transporter ATP-binding protein, with protein MLAASDVHFSYPRRTVLQGVTAEFPAGVVTALIGPNGAGKSTLLRLLLGLVRPADGRVTLGERAVASIPDRERAKLMAYVPQHSQVAFPFTAAEVVRLGRYGAGEGGADALVPQALAKLDIADRAGDLFGQLSAGQQQRVTVARALAQLEGHPGPQYLIADEPVSAMDPSHALRTMDVLRDLAAKGSGVVVVLHDLSLVTRYANRVVVLDSSGRVAAGGPTRDVLTPELLQRVYGVTFQRLIDPAAPDHPGVLVPARPV; from the coding sequence ATGCTCGCGGCCAGCGACGTTCACTTCAGCTACCCGCGCCGCACGGTGCTCCAGGGCGTCACGGCCGAGTTCCCGGCGGGCGTGGTCACCGCCCTCATCGGCCCCAACGGCGCGGGCAAGAGCACGCTCCTGCGGCTGCTGCTCGGCCTGGTGCGGCCCGCCGATGGACGCGTCACGCTCGGCGAGCGTGCCGTCGCATCAATCCCTGACCGCGAGCGCGCGAAGCTGATGGCCTACGTCCCCCAGCACAGTCAGGTCGCGTTCCCCTTCACCGCCGCGGAGGTCGTGCGTCTGGGCCGCTACGGCGCGGGCGAGGGGGGGGCCGACGCGCTCGTGCCCCAGGCTCTCGCGAAGCTCGACATCGCCGATCGCGCCGGCGATCTCTTCGGGCAGCTGAGCGCCGGCCAGCAGCAGCGCGTCACGGTCGCCCGCGCCCTCGCTCAGCTTGAAGGCCACCCGGGCCCCCAGTACCTCATCGCGGATGAGCCTGTCTCGGCCATGGACCCCAGCCACGCCCTCCGCACCATGGACGTGCTCCGCGACCTCGCGGCCAAGGGCTCCGGCGTCGTCGTCGTCCTGCATGATCTGAGCCTTGTTACGCGGTATGCCAACCGAGTGGTGGTGCTCGATTCGAGCGGCAGGGTGGCCGCGGGCGGGCCCACGCGCGACGTGCTCACCCCCGAGCTGCTCCAGCGGGTCTACGGCGTCACCTTCCAGCGGCTGATCGACCCCGCCGCCCCCGACCACCCCGGGGTGCTCGTGCCCGCCCGTCCCGTATAA